In one window of bacterium DNA:
- a CDS encoding 7-carboxy-7-deazaguanine synthase QueE produces the protein MNLVEVFTSIQGEGIYIGQPQVFIRVAGCNLRCQFCDTTQSLLIPQECEIISQGKKNRISNPVANSTLIELIKQDILNYSMICLTGGEPLIQIDSLKLLISEIKKGYKTQIYLETNGTLPHLLEQVINLIDIIAMDIKLPSLTGLKPFWKEHEKFLRIANKKEVFVKIISGAQMVMDEFRRAIFLVKEISSNIPLVLQPLDNNLSLQELLQYQAEANKKLSIVRIIPQVHKLAGWK, from the coding sequence ATGAATTTAGTTGAGGTTTTTACCAGCATACAGGGAGAAGGTATATACATTGGACAACCGCAAGTTTTCATTAGAGTTGCAGGTTGTAATTTAAGATGCCAGTTCTGTGATACTACACAATCTTTGCTCATACCTCAGGAATGCGAAATAATAAGTCAAGGTAAAAAAAATAGGATTTCTAATCCTGTGGCAAATTCTACCTTAATTGAATTAATAAAACAAGATATTCTAAATTATTCAATGATTTGTTTAACCGGCGGAGAACCATTAATTCAAATTGATTCTTTAAAACTCCTGATAAGTGAAATAAAAAAAGGGTATAAAACACAAATATATCTTGAAACCAATGGAACATTACCTCACCTATTAGAGCAGGTTATTAATCTTATTGATATAATTGCTATGGATATTAAATTACCTTCTTTGACCGGGCTAAAACCATTCTGGAAAGAACACGAAAAATTTTTAAGAATAGCTAATAAAAAAGAGGTTTTTGTAAAAATAATTTCAGGTGCTCAAATGGTGATGGATGAGTTTAGGAGGGCTATTTTTTTGGTAAAAGAAATAAGTAGTAATATCCCATTAGTGCTTCAACCATTGGATAATAATTTATCATTACAGGAATTACTTCAATATCAGGCAGAGGCGAATAAAAAATTAAGTATAGTTAGAATTATTCCGCAGGTGCATAAATTAGCAGGCTGGAAATAA
- a CDS encoding PorV/PorQ family protein, whose translation MKRIISLIVIGVTVFSADYCLSKTPGEKGAVFLKLSQGARPIAMGETFVAIADDINAIYWNPAGLANIQNRQATFMYADWLEEITYNYLAYIHPQQIMGGIMGGGLTLLDSGSIDRTIDGTGKIGEYDAKDIALTFAYAKKMTANCNLGASIKYIQMKIDNEKSTGIALDIGCLYKPTVENLTIGATIQNLGPKLKAFISEKDALPLNIKVGGAYKLLDNALTLGLDVNFPSDNDTNFNLGAEYWIKEIVALRAGYKTLTKDALKSSSLTYGAGFKLANPGLEIDYAFCDYDELDKTHRVSLMTRF comes from the coding sequence ATGAAAAGGATAATAAGTTTAATAGTCATAGGAGTTACGGTTTTTTCAGCGGATTATTGTCTGTCAAAAACACCGGGAGAAAAAGGGGCGGTATTTTTGAAATTGAGCCAGGGGGCAAGACCAATCGCGATGGGTGAAACCTTTGTCGCTATTGCAGATGATATCAATGCCATCTACTGGAATCCTGCCGGTCTGGCTAATATCCAAAACAGGCAGGCTACTTTTATGTATGCCGATTGGTTAGAAGAAATTACTTACAATTATCTTGCCTACATCCATCCTCAACAAATTATGGGTGGGATTATGGGTGGTGGTTTGACACTATTAGATTCAGGCAGTATTGATAGAACAATAGACGGAACTGGGAAGATAGGTGAATATGACGCTAAGGATATTGCTTTGACCTTTGCTTATGCCAAAAAAATGACTGCAAATTGTAATTTAGGTGCGAGTATAAAATATATTCAGATGAAGATAGATAATGAAAAATCTACCGGTATCGCTTTAGATATCGGTTGTTTATACAAACCTACTGTAGAAAATCTTACCATTGGAGCAACCATTCAAAATCTTGGTCCTAAACTAAAGGCATTTATCAGTGAGAAAGATGCACTGCCATTGAATATTAAGGTTGGTGGTGCATATAAATTACTGGATAATGCGTTAACCTTAGGGCTGGATGTCAATTTCCCATCAGATAATGATACCAACTTCAATCTTGGTGCAGAATATTGGATTAAGGAGATAGTGGCACTTCGAGCAGGTTATAAAACCTTGACTAAAGATGCACTAAAATCCTCAAGTTTAACCTATGGTGCAGGATTTAAATTAGCTAATCCAGGTCTGGAGATAGATTATGCCTTCTGTGATTACGATGAATTGGATAAAACCCACCGCGTGTCGCTAATGACGAGGTTTTAA
- a CDS encoding GxxExxY protein — MKNDLIYGDLTYAIRSCLMEVYNKLGPGFREETYKKAVIEELNIKGLSVLTEHPIQIIYRDKIIDEYRLDLIVEGKVILEIKAVAELHPRFEAQLLSYLKASQVKIGLLVNFGSDKLFIKRLVSPYVQV; from the coding sequence ATGAAAAATGATTTAATCTACGGAGATTTAACTTATGCAATTAGAAGCTGTTTAATGGAAGTTTATAATAAACTTGGCCCTGGTTTTAGAGAAGAAACTTATAAAAAGGCTGTAATAGAAGAATTAAATATTAAAGGATTATCAGTTTTAACAGAACATCCTATTCAGATAATTTATCGAGATAAGATAATAGATGAATATCGTTTAGACTTGATAGTAGAGGGGAAAGTAATTTTAGAGATTAAGGCAGTTGCAGAGTTACACCCTCGATTTGAGGCTCAGTTATTGAGTTATTTAAAAGCTTCACAGGTAAAGATAGGGTTGTTGGTAAATTTTGGCTCAGATAAGTTGTTTATCAAAAGATTAGTAAGCCCTTATGTGCAAGTTTAG
- the rfbB gene encoding dTDP-glucose 4,6-dehydratase yields MRLLITGGAGFIGSNFVKYILKKYSDYQVTVLDALTYAGNLDNFEQDIFQNPKFAFHHGNICDKEIVDSLMKDTDAVVHFAAETHVDRSILEAGTFIQTNVYGTYILLESAKKHNIKRFLHISTDEVYGEAKSPDGEDRPSLETDPLMPKSPYAASKAGADRLAYSYYTNYKLPVVISRCSNNYGPYQYPEKLIPLFISNALENKPLPVYGTGINTRDWIYVLDHCEALDLLLHTAGQDGEVFNIGGGEEFNILQIGKTILQIVGKNESLMQFVTDRPGHVMRHAVNTSKIKKVFGWHPTVSFQKGIKQTIDWYINNESWWRKIKEKSKEYQEFTKKWYGERS; encoded by the coding sequence ATGCGATTATTAATTACAGGTGGAGCAGGATTTATTGGGAGTAACTTTGTTAAGTATATCCTGAAAAAGTATTCTGATTATCAAGTAACGGTTTTAGATGCTCTGACTTATGCGGGGAATCTGGATAATTTTGAACAGGATATATTTCAAAATCCAAAGTTTGCTTTCCATCATGGCAATATTTGTGATAAAGAGATAGTGGATAGTTTAATGAAGGATACTGATGCCGTTGTCCATTTTGCCGCTGAAACCCATGTTGACAGGTCTATCTTAGAGGCAGGAACTTTTATTCAGACAAATGTTTATGGGACATATATATTGCTTGAATCTGCTAAAAAGCATAATATTAAAAGATTTTTACATATTTCTACAGACGAGGTTTATGGTGAAGCAAAATCCCCTGACGGAGAGGATAGACCTTCATTAGAAACAGACCCTTTAATGCCTAAATCTCCTTATGCGGCAAGTAAAGCCGGGGCTGATAGATTAGCATATTCTTATTACACAAACTATAAACTTCCGGTTGTCATCTCTCGTTGTAGCAACAATTATGGTCCATATCAATACCCCGAAAAACTCATCCCTTTATTCATTTCCAATGCATTAGAAAATAAACCATTGCCTGTTTATGGAACTGGTATAAATACTCGTGATTGGATATATGTGCTTGACCATTGTGAAGCGTTAGATTTATTACTTCATACCGCAGGTCAGGATGGTGAAGTATTTAATATTGGAGGTGGGGAGGAGTTTAACATTTTACAAATAGGTAAGACAATTTTACAAATCGTAGGAAAAAATGAATCTTTGATGCAATTTGTCACAGACCGCCCCGGTCATGTTATGCGTCATGCCGTTAATACCAGTAAGATAAAAAAAGTATTTGGTTGGCATCCAACGGTTAGTTTCCAGAAAGGCATAAAACAAACCATAGATTGGTATATTAACAATGAATCCTGGTGGCGAAAAATAAAGGAAAAAAGCAAAGAATATCAAGAATTTACGAAAAAATGGTATGGGGAGAGAAGTTAG
- the rdgB gene encoding RdgB/HAM1 family non-canonical purine NTP pyrophosphatase, producing the protein MEIVIASKNQGKIAEIKKILEDLEIKILSLSDFFTLPDIIEDGNTFEENAVKKARCIFELTGKITLSDDSGLEVDYLGGAPGLKSARFGGEKLSDAERNQLLLELLKGVPISQRRARFKCVVAISISKEKIMTVSGECEGGISLVSKGNYGFGYDPIFIPDGFNKTFGELGSEIKNKISHRFIAFLKAKEILLEIIQKVKQK; encoded by the coding sequence ATGGAAATAGTAATTGCCTCTAAGAATCAGGGTAAAATAGCAGAAATAAAAAAGATTTTAGAAGATTTAGAGATTAAAATTTTATCTTTAAGTGATTTTTTTACTTTGCCAGATATTATTGAAGATGGAAATACATTTGAAGAAAATGCGGTGAAAAAGGCAAGGTGTATTTTTGAATTAACCGGGAAAATAACCTTATCTGATGATTCAGGATTAGAAGTAGATTATTTAGGTGGTGCCCCGGGTCTTAAATCTGCACGGTTTGGAGGAGAAAAACTCTCAGATGCAGAAAGGAATCAACTGTTATTAGAGTTATTAAAAGGAGTTCCTATTTCACAAAGAAGGGCAAGATTTAAATGTGTGGTAGCAATATCTATATCTAAGGAAAAGATAATGACTGTATCTGGAGAATGTGAAGGAGGTATAAGTTTAGTTTCAAAAGGAAATTATGGATTTGGTTACGACCCAATATTTATTCCGGATGGATTTAACAAAACCTTTGGAGAATTAGGGAGTGAGATAAAAAATAAAATCAGTCATCGTTTCATTGCTTTTTTAAAGGCAAAAGAGATATTGTTAGAAATAATACAAAAGGTAAAACAAAAATAA
- a CDS encoding glucose-1-phosphate thymidylyltransferase yields the protein MKGLILSGGAGTRLRPITHTSAKQLIPVANKPVLFYGIEALKSAQITDIGIIVGDTKEEIKSACQDGTKWGVKITYIEQEAPLGLAHAVKISQDFIKDEPFVMYLGDNLVKDGVTQFVEEFKSKSPNALILLANVEHPEQFGVAELDENGKIKRLVEKPKQPKSNLALVGVYLFDSNIFNAVNSIKPSWRNELEITDAIQYLVEQNFDVQPHIITGWWKDTGKLEDMLEANRIILETLQHKIEGFVDNNSNIEGKVVIEEQAQVINSTIRGPVIIGQGTKIINSYVGPFTSIYYNVNIRNSEIEHSIILENTSISDIGVRIEDTLVGKDVEIIKSQHKPKAYRFMLGDGSKVGIV from the coding sequence ATGAAAGGATTGATTCTAAGTGGCGGCGCAGGAACAAGATTGCGACCTATTACCCATACCTCGGCTAAACAACTTATTCCTGTCGCCAATAAACCTGTCCTATTTTATGGCATAGAGGCTTTAAAATCTGCACAAATTACTGATATTGGAATAATTGTTGGAGACACTAAAGAAGAGATTAAATCTGCCTGTCAGGATGGAACTAAATGGGGAGTAAAGATTACCTATATTGAACAGGAGGCACCATTAGGTTTAGCCCATGCGGTGAAAATAAGCCAGGATTTTATAAAGGATGAACCTTTTGTTATGTATCTCGGAGATAATTTAGTCAAAGATGGTGTAACTCAATTTGTCGAGGAATTCAAATCTAAATCCCCTAATGCCCTTATTTTATTAGCTAATGTGGAACATCCTGAGCAATTTGGTGTGGCTGAACTTGATGAAAATGGAAAAATAAAAAGATTGGTCGAAAAACCAAAACAGCCCAAAAGTAATTTAGCCTTAGTTGGAGTTTATTTATTTGATTCGAATATCTTTAATGCTGTAAATTCAATAAAACCTTCCTGGCGCAATGAACTTGAAATAACCGATGCAATTCAATATCTGGTTGAGCAAAATTTTGATGTCCAACCTCATATCATCACCGGTTGGTGGAAAGATACGGGCAAATTAGAGGATATGTTAGAGGCAAATCGGATTATCCTTGAAACTTTACAACATAAAATAGAGGGATTTGTTGACAATAATTCTAATATTGAGGGTAAGGTAGTAATTGAAGAACAGGCTCAAGTGATAAATTCTACTATTCGAGGACCGGTCATAATTGGACAAGGAACTAAGATTATTAATTCTTATGTTGGTCCATTTACTTCTATCTATTATAATGTTAATATCAGGAATAGCGAAATTGAACATAGCATTATTTTAGAGAATACCTCTATTTCGGATATAGGGGTAAGGATTGAAGATACACTGGTTGGCAAGGATGTAGAAATTATTAAATCCCAGCATAAACCTAAAGCCTATCGCTTTATGCTTGGTGATGGAAGTAAGGTAGGAATAGTATAA
- the rph gene encoding ribonuclease PH — MRKDGREENQMRSVIITPHYLKHLRGSVLIEVGNTKVICAATIEDRVPIFLKGTNQGWIHAEYSMLPFSTLTRTERESSRGKIGGRTHEIQRIIGRCLRAVVNLNNFGERTIHIDCDVIQADGGTRTASITGAFVAMVELFKELQESNKIKTSPIMDFVAATSVGIVQGQTLLDLTYEEDSSAQVDVNLAMTGKGKIIEIQGTAEGNPFSLEDLNTLIDLAKKGINELISIQKQVIES; from the coding sequence ATGCGTAAAGATGGAAGAGAAGAAAATCAAATGCGTTCAGTAATTATTACACCACATTATCTTAAACATCTTCGAGGTTCAGTTTTAATCGAAGTGGGTAATACAAAGGTGATTTGTGCCGCAACAATTGAAGATAGAGTGCCTATTTTTTTAAAAGGAACAAATCAGGGCTGGATACACGCTGAATATTCTATGTTGCCTTTTTCTACCCTGACTCGAACTGAGAGGGAATCCTCGCGAGGGAAAATAGGTGGGAGAACCCATGAGATTCAACGAATAATAGGTAGGTGCCTACGAGCAGTTGTCAATTTGAATAATTTTGGAGAAAGAACCATTCACATTGATTGTGATGTTATTCAGGCTGATGGCGGAACTCGGACGGCATCTATAACTGGTGCCTTTGTCGCTATGGTGGAATTATTTAAAGAATTACAAGAGTCAAACAAGATTAAAACATCCCCCATAATGGATTTTGTTGCCGCAACAAGCGTTGGTATTGTTCAAGGTCAAACTTTGTTAGATTTAACCTATGAAGAGGATTCATCTGCTCAGGTAGATGTTAATCTGGCTATGACCGGAAAAGGAAAGATTATTGAAATACAGGGCACTGCCGAAGGTAACCCGTTTTCTCTTGAAGACCTGAATACTTTGATTGATTTAGCCAAAAAAGGAATTAATGAATTGATAAGTATTCAGAAACAAGTTATAGAGAGCTAA